CCATTGAATCCGATCGCGAAGCGCACTGAACTCGGCGGAATGCGTCAGCCTGAGCTTCACTACCTCTTTTGAACGTCGGACGATGCCAAAGAAGGTTCCAATATCGCTCTGATCCCAGGCAATACCCTGCCCGGTGATGGGGGCGGATAATGTTTCTACATGCTCCAGAATTCCCGGTGTGTCTGGTATTCTCAGTACATAGACTTCCGCATGATCGTGACCAGTCGCATATAACAGCCCATTGGGTCCGAACGCTCCTCCCGAATTACTGTTGGGCAAAAACCGTTTTACGACGGAATCGGGAAAAGTCCACTCCGCTTCCGGCTGCCAGTTTTCAGCGTAGCGCACGATTCTGGTCTTGCGGACGTTTTCGAGCGGACCATAAAAAGCATAGCAAACCCACCATTTGCCCTGCCGATGATCGACCCAGTTGATGGCTCCTGCCGTCTCGGGAAATGTTAATGTTTCCAGATGTTCCAGAGACTCGGGTTTGAAAACTTCGATCGTATTCTTGAGCGGGCTTTTTGGCCAGTTGGAATGGGCACAATACAGTTTTCCGCCTGTCACAATCCCGCTATTCAAATGACGAATATGGGAGTCTTTCGGGCCCGTCCAGTTTGCCAGTTGTTTTCCAGTGGCTTTATCATAACGGGCGACTTCGCGGCTTGAGATGGCATAGAACGATGTTTCGTCAACCGCGACCGCCTGATGGGCTTCGGCTGCTTTAAATCGGTTTAGTTCCCGAAATCCGCGTACCGTTTTCTGATCTGCTTGTATTGATGAAATCTGGCTGAAGAGAATGAAAGTCGTCATCCAGAAATATTGTAGGGGAAATTTTCGCAAGAGAAATTCAGTCTGTTCAAAGTGATAAAAAATATAAATGAGTTCAATGATAACTCAAGACTGGTATTCCCCAGCAAGAATTAAGCGTTTCACAGTTTTCATATGATATCCAGCATCACAGGTATTGTCTAAGTTCAGCTGTCCCGATCCCGAAAACATCGCGCATTCTCTATGCTGAATTAATCCATGTGCCCCCTCTGCAGTAAAACGGATTTCAGGTTATTACTAACTCAAGAATCCGTGTCTTGAACTCAAACTGGCAATGCGGTAAGTTGACCCTTTCTTATCCCGGTTCTTCAAGACTCAAATACGCTGGCCCCGATCCGCTTTTGCAGGGAACATTCTATGGACGTAGCCACAATCGCGGTGCTGATTCATATTTCGATTGAAATTCTGGTCATTATGCGCGTGATTCTCAGGCCGCATCGCCAACCGACATCGCGTCTGGCCTGGATCGTGGTCGTCGTCACCCTGCCTGTGCTGGGAATTCTCGCCTACCTGCTGCTGGGTGAAGTCAATATCGGACGCCGACGCGTTGCCCGCATGCAGAAAGTGTTCGAACGCCTGCCAAAACTAAGCTGCAAAATCTGTCCTGAAGAAGCTTTTCAAACACAGATTCCCGATAAACATGACCATCTCTTTCGAGTCGGATGTTCTATCAGTGGCTATTCACCAGTGGGAGGGAACACTGCGCAACTGATGGCGGATTCCAATGCCACGATCGACAGGATGGTAGAAGATATTGACTCAGCAGAAGAGCACGTGCATCTGCTGTTCTATATCTGGTTACCCGATCACAATGGCTGTAAAATAATGGACGCCCTGAAACGCGCTGCTGCCCGAGGCGTCAAATGTCGCGCTATGGCCGATGATCTGGGTTCCCGGACTCTGATCAAATCTTCTTTCTGGAATGAAATGAAAGCGGCCGGCGTACATACAGCAGTCGCATTGCCCATTGGAAATCCCCTGCTCCGCCCGTTTATGGGGCGTATTGATTTGCGCAATCACCGTAAAATTGTGGTCATTGATCACAGTCTCACTTACTGCGGCAGTCAGAACTGTGCCGACCCGGAGTTTCTCGTCAAACCCAAATATGCCCCCTGGGTCGATGCCGTCATACGGTTTGAAGGCCCGGTCGCGCGCCAGAACCAGCATCTGTTTATCAGTGACTGGATGACGCAGGTCGATGAAGATCTGTCAGCGCTGTTAGAGACTCCCATCCCCCCTGCTGAGGCTGGATTTCCGGCCCAGGTCATTGGTACCGGCCCTACCGTACGCTTTTCAGCGATGCCGGAGATGTTTGAATCACTGATCCATTCGGCACGTCGAGAACTGGTTATTACCACACCATATTATGTCCCGGATGAATCGATGCAGGATGCCCTCTGTGCCACCGCTTACCGCGGGGTTGATACGAAAATCATTTTTCCGGCCCGCAATGATTCCCGGATTGTTGGTGCGGCCAGCCACAGCTATTATGAAGAGCTGCTGGAAGCAGGTGTGAAAATCTATGAATACGAGGGAGGTCTGCTGCATACCAAATCACTGACGCTGGATGGCGAAGTCACATTAATCGGCTCGGCAAACATGGATCGTCGCAGTTTTGACCTCAACTACGAAAACAACATCCTGTTTTATGACTCTGCTCTGACAGAAAAAGTCCGGGAACGTCAGCAGGAATATCTGGCATCTTCAAAAGAAGTCACAGCGGAAGCCGTCGCCGCCTGGAGTATTGCCCGCCGCTTCTGGAATAATACCATCGCCATGCTGGGACCTGTTCTGTAATCAGCGTGAAGCGTGAGCAGGGTTAACCCACCAGTTCCGGAATTGGTTTGCCCTGATCGGCAATGATCGGTGTCGGACGGCCGTTAAAGTCTTCGATGAAGACACTGGACGAATCAATGCCCAGATGATGATAGATGGTCGCCAGGAAATCCCCCGCGCCACAGATCCGTTCAATGGAATCTTCGCCCAGCTTGTCACTCGCACCGATAAAGCGACCGGTCTCGATACCGCCACCCGCCCAGATATTAGAAAACGCGCGTGGCCAGTGATCTCGGCCCGGCTGTTTTGTGCCGGCAGGTGCACTCGCATTTCCTGCGCCGGTACTGGGCTGGTAATTGACTTTCGGAGTCCGCCCGAATTCACCGGTGACCACCACCAGCACTCGTTCATCCAGTCCACGGTCATAAATATCTTCAATTAATGCAGAGACAGCCTGATCGTATGCCTTCGAACGGAACCGCATGGCATCGAAGACATGGTGGTTGACCGCGTGATCGTCCCAGTTTGACACACGGCCGCAGAGCGGGCCGCTCAAGCTGGTGGAAATCACATCCACGCCCGCTTCCACTAGACGCCGCGCCATCAGCAACTGCTGGCCCCAGCTGTTGCGACCATAACGATCACGGGTACGATCATCTTCCTGAGTTAAATCAAAGGCATCTTTCGCCTTGGGGTTCGTCAACAGAGTCAAGGCCTGGGTTTCAAATTCGTCCAGCGCCTGCAGTTCGCCCGCCTGATCAAACGACCGCTCCAGGGTATCAAGCTTCTGACGCAGAGTCGCACGGCGGTCGAGCTGTTTCACTTCTGCCTGATTCGATAACCCGATATTGGGGACCGAAAAATTCGGTTTATTGGGATCTCCGGAAACCGTAAAGGGACCATAGGCATCCCCCAGATAAGCACCGCCCACACGCTGTGAAGAAAAGTTGATTCCGACGTAAGGTGGCAGCGGGTTTTTGCGTGGTCCTTCTTTAGAACGCAGATAATTCGTGACAGACATCCAGTCGGGATATTTAGGGATTTGCTTATCCCGACGGTCAGTATCCCCCGTCAGCATTCGCAGTGTCCCCGCGGGATGCCCGGGACTGTCGTGACGCATGGAACGCAGAACGGTAAACTTGTCTGCAATTTTCGCCTGCATCGGCAGCAGTTCTGTAAAATTCATCCCCGGCACTTTGGTCGGGATCATGCCGAAAGGTCCGCGGTACTCAATCGGCGCAGCGGGCTTGGGATCATAAGTATCAATGTGTGAACAACCACCCGGTTGCCAGACCATGATGACGGCTGTCTTTTTCTTTTGATCAGGCAGGGGATTCGCTGCCTGTAACCTCAGAATGCCGGGAAGACTGAGAGATGCAAAACCAGCCAGTCCCATTTTGAGAAACCCACGGCGGGTTTCCGGCCCTGGACATGGATGAACTGTCGATGCGTGAAAAGGATCTGTCATCACTATTTCGCCTTCTTAGCTGGATTGACACGAATGGTAATGGGCTTGGAAAAGATGATCTCTACGATGTCTTTGGGTTTTGCTTTCGCGGTTGCCTGCTTTAACTGTTTATCGGCTTTTGTCACATCAGCCTGAGCCGTTTTTGCTTTCGCTGCCGCTTCTTTTGCAGCCGCATCACCTTTTTTCTGCAATTTCTCTGCTTCCGCTGCCAGAGCAGTCGCCTGTTGTTGCGCCTGTTTCAGTTCTATTTCAGCCAGGGCAACCGCTTTTGGGTTTTCACTATACTTTACCACGGCGTATCCGCCGAAAGCAATTTTGTATTCCCCAGGAGGGGTTTTCAGAGTTGCCAGATCCAGAACCGCTTCTGATGCCTCAGCCTTTAGAGGGGCATCAAAGGCTTTATTCCGGTCAAAGCCTTCTCCATACGTTTTCAGGGTAATATTGGCCCCCGAGAAATCGCTGCGGCGATCATGCTTAAGCGGGATGGTCAGCTTTTCACCGGCTGTCACTTCCCAGACTTTTTCTTCGGCAGGAGCGATGGTGATTGGTGCCTGTTCTGAAGTGCTTACAGAAACAGGGACATCAGCCATCAGGCGCGGACTCGGTACTTCACTCCAGGCATTTTTGACAGGCCATTGCATGGATGCCAGAAAACAGGGACGCGTAACGACCTGATCATTGATGGTTGCCCGACCGAAGAATTTCGCACTGGTTAAACCTCGAGGTGTTCCTTCCGCTGCTGAAATCAACATCGTGCCTCTCGATTTTCCCTTACCGATTTTCAGCCCGGTGGCAGTCACTCCCTCTGGCAGGTTTTCCATGAACAATTCAATTTCGCCATCAAAGCCATCACGCCGGACGACAACCACTTCCAGAGGCATTGTGGCTCCGCCCCGCAAGGCAATGGGTTTGGAAAGGGCATTTCGGTCACCGTTTCGCAGGTTCATATGCAGAGCCCAACCCACCAGGGAAAAATCGGGAGCCGCTTTGCGAATAATCAGTCGATAGATATTTTTCGAATCATTG
The sequence above is a segment of the Gimesia algae genome. Coding sequences within it:
- the cls gene encoding cardiolipin synthase translates to MDVATIAVLIHISIEILVIMRVILRPHRQPTSRLAWIVVVVTLPVLGILAYLLLGEVNIGRRRVARMQKVFERLPKLSCKICPEEAFQTQIPDKHDHLFRVGCSISGYSPVGGNTAQLMADSNATIDRMVEDIDSAEEHVHLLFYIWLPDHNGCKIMDALKRAAARGVKCRAMADDLGSRTLIKSSFWNEMKAAGVHTAVALPIGNPLLRPFMGRIDLRNHRKIVVIDHSLTYCGSQNCADPEFLVKPKYAPWVDAVIRFEGPVARQNQHLFISDWMTQVDEDLSALLETPIPPAEAGFPAQVIGTGPTVRFSAMPEMFESLIHSARRELVITTPYYVPDESMQDALCATAYRGVDTKIIFPARNDSRIVGAASHSYYEELLEAGVKIYEYEGGLLHTKSLTLDGEVTLIGSANMDRRSFDLNYENNILFYDSALTEKVRERQQEYLASSKEVTAEAVAAWSIARRFWNNTIAMLGPVL
- a CDS encoding DUF1501 domain-containing protein, which gives rise to MTDPFHASTVHPCPGPETRRGFLKMGLAGFASLSLPGILRLQAANPLPDQKKKTAVIMVWQPGGCSHIDTYDPKPAAPIEYRGPFGMIPTKVPGMNFTELLPMQAKIADKFTVLRSMRHDSPGHPAGTLRMLTGDTDRRDKQIPKYPDWMSVTNYLRSKEGPRKNPLPPYVGINFSSQRVGGAYLGDAYGPFTVSGDPNKPNFSVPNIGLSNQAEVKQLDRRATLRQKLDTLERSFDQAGELQALDEFETQALTLLTNPKAKDAFDLTQEDDRTRDRYGRNSWGQQLLMARRLVEAGVDVISTSLSGPLCGRVSNWDDHAVNHHVFDAMRFRSKAYDQAVSALIEDIYDRGLDERVLVVVTGEFGRTPKVNYQPSTGAGNASAPAGTKQPGRDHWPRAFSNIWAGGGIETGRFIGASDKLGEDSIERICGAGDFLATIYHHLGIDSSSVFIEDFNGRPTPIIADQGKPIPELVG